In Cherax quadricarinatus isolate ZL_2023a chromosome 91, ASM3850222v1, whole genome shotgun sequence, a single window of DNA contains:
- the LOC128704853 gene encoding uncharacterized protein translates to MKVVLRSSKVGVVWVAVVMMGGIVGGVLAGPSTLTHHQQEQQQPQHPDTTEVSQDTHSQQQRDGKLFVILAKVPETQCVTTDSISTLGTCMPSYQCTSTGGMSKGTCVKGLAVCCLITRTCDKSTNLNNTYFVNPSAQNTNIGACTLTINRVNSNICQMRFDFIKLDLNQPDNNGVCAYDFLTVTGGVSTVPLICGSNSGQHFYYDVDPNGGPVKLTIDRSNITLLTTSWNIKITQISCDSRYRAPDGCLQYYTATAGTVSSFNFLNAKSPQPLQQGTRQLANQDYGICIKRADSYCGIVYDLDTTDGNYGFTLNGSADVIAPDLVALRARRTVFLKRLDRLITAQATEEIKSSIEAQNPWAKVEFITKIPNVSSMPKVTFSDVNMAAREMDQSETTETPTDSTNENPPALASTSVTTDQSDASPQTSQPPAKKVKTQEPWDESLRTTATPSKEVHVLPGVYFYTSNQNENAMYTPEIIQRLHNETVKFTCDSTRSFTIESLINLLSKSHRVVALEYTTRKKFRTLQNGTAEDGTYDVNFRDENCTTDYVVIPGGMYTKHANDVATSPADRYCGLGFPNTVTTTAKPFVLYFKTDGNETLDSYNRGFSLNYRQITSCT, encoded by the exons GTGGTGTTGAGGAGCAGTAAggttggggtggtgtgggtggcagttgtgATGATGGGTGGCATAGTGGGCGGTGTTCTAGCTGGCCCATCAACACTAACTcatcatcaacaagaacaacaacagcctcaacatCCAGACACAACTGAGGTCAGCCAAGACACACACAGCCAACAGCAGAGAGATGGCAAAT TGTTCGTCATCCTAGCGAAGGTTCCAGAGACACAGTGCGTCACCACGGACAGTATTTCCACTCTGGGTACTTGCATGCCATCCTACCAGTGCACCAGCACGGGAGGAATGTCTAAGGGCACCTGTGTTAAAGGACTGGCCGTCTGTTGCTTAA TCACCAGGACGTGTGATAAGTCAACTAACCTCAACAACACATATTTCGTCAACCCCAGCGCCCAGAACACTAATATAGGGGCCTGCACACTGACCATCAACCGTGTTAACAGTAACATCTGTCAGATGAGGTTCGATTTCATCAAACTTGACCTCAATCAGCCAGATAACAACGGTGTGTGTGCCTATGACTTCCTGACGGTGACTGGTGGCGTGTCCACTGTCCCTTTAATCTGTGGCTCCAACAGCGGTCAACATT TTTACTACGACGTGGATCCCAACGGTGGACCTGTGAAGCTGACCATAGATCGTAGCAACATAACGCTGCTGACAACCTCCTGGAACATTAAGATCACACAGATCTCCTGTGACTCCAGGTACCGAG CGCCTGACGGCTGCCTTCAGTACTACACAGCCACTGCTGGCACCGTCAGCAGTTTCAATTTCCTCAACGCCAAATCTCCTCAACCTCTGCAAC AAGGAACGCGGCAGCTGGCTAACCAGGACTACGGTATATGCATTAAAAGAGCTGACAGCTACTGTGGCATCGTTTACGACCTTGACACCACAGACGGCAACTATGGTTTCACACTCAATGGATCGGCTGATGTTATAGCGCCAGATTTAGTcg ctctgagggccaggagaactgtgttcctcaagagacTTGACAGGCTCATCACTGCCCAGGCTACCGAAGAAATTAAGTCGTCCATTGAAgcacagaacccttgggccaaggtggaattcattaccaaaataCCCAATGTCTCCTCCATGccgaaggtcaccttcagtgacgtcaacatggcagccagag agatggaccaatcagagacaaCTGAGACGCCGACCGATTCCACCAATGAGAATCCACCAGCACTTGCTTCCACCTCCGTCACAACGGACCAATCAGACGCCTCACCTCAAACGTCTCAGCCGCCAGCCAAGAAGGTTAAAACACAAGAGCCTTGGGATGAATCCCTACGAACTACCGCCACTCCTTCAAAAGAAGTCCACGTCTTgcctggtgtatacttctacacatcCAACCAGAATGAGAACGCAATGTACACTCCAGAAATTATTCAACGCCTCCACAACGAGACAGTCAAGTTCACCTGCGACTCAACTCGATCATTCACCATTGAATCCCTGATCAACCTACTCTCAAAAAGTCACCGTGTTGTGGCACTCGAATACACCACAAGGAAGAAATTCAGGACTCTCCAGAATGGAACTgccgaagacg GTACCTACGACGTTAACTTTCGGGATGAAAACTGCACAACAGATTACGTGGTCATTCCTGGAGGCATGTACACTAAGCATGCCAACGATGTTGCGACATCCCCAGCAGACAGATACTGTGGCCTCGGCTTTCCCAACACCGTCACCA CCACTGCCAAGCCCTTCGTACTGTACTTTAAAACAGACGGTAATGAAACTCTGGATAGCTACAACCGAGGCTTTAGCCTCAACTACCGACAGATAACAAGCTGCACGTAA